In a single window of the Methanofollis ethanolicus genome:
- the ppcA gene encoding phosphoenolpyruvate carboxylase: MADIPRISRCMSTQHPDNVHLPFFAENSELGGDDEVQEAYYSYSHLGCREQMWDCEGKEVDNFVVKKLLSRYESFFRDNQLGKDLFLTLRVPNPEVERAEAKILLETLESIPRSFDVARLFSGNDVPPIYEVILPMTSSHVAVDNIYQYYCDFVVGQQHKRLGGRDMTIAEWIGPFSPQKINVIPLFEDAPSMLNAAGIVGRYMQDKDLTYQRVFLARSDPAMNYGMIPAILLNKIALFRLHLLAEETGVPIYPIIGVGSAPFRGNLRPDTVERCVAEYPGVHTFTIQSAFKYDYPLDMVHRAVADLEGQNTTMPPEIDEEDAVALIQKYTGAYMQAITGLSDLINRVATFVPSRRKRKLHIGLFGYSRSAGGISLPRAITFTSALYSVGLPPELLGLDALDSDEIEFLRKVYVNFDADLADAARYFDPESEYVLPSLAKAVLDLVDVEPDAEHREIAASIRGALKENRTADVRSGILRAANVRKFLG, encoded by the coding sequence ATGGCAGATATTCCACGAATTTCACGGTGCATGAGCACCCAGCACCCGGACAATGTCCACCTTCCGTTCTTTGCCGAGAACTCTGAACTCGGTGGCGACGACGAAGTGCAGGAGGCGTACTACAGTTACTCCCATCTTGGATGCAGGGAACAGATGTGGGACTGTGAGGGAAAGGAAGTCGACAACTTCGTCGTCAAAAAACTTCTCTCCAGGTATGAATCCTTTTTCCGGGACAACCAGCTCGGAAAAGATCTCTTTCTCACCCTGCGCGTCCCGAACCCTGAGGTCGAACGCGCCGAAGCGAAGATCCTCCTCGAAACCCTGGAGAGCATCCCGCGCTCCTTCGATGTAGCCCGCCTCTTCTCCGGGAATGACGTCCCTCCGATCTATGAGGTGATCCTCCCGATGACATCGTCGCACGTCGCCGTCGACAACATCTACCAGTACTACTGCGACTTCGTCGTCGGACAGCAGCACAAGCGCCTCGGTGGGAGGGACATGACCATCGCCGAATGGATCGGTCCTTTCTCTCCGCAGAAGATCAATGTCATCCCTCTCTTCGAGGACGCGCCGAGTATGCTCAACGCCGCCGGGATTGTCGGGCGGTACATGCAGGACAAAGACCTCACCTACCAGCGGGTCTTCCTCGCGCGTTCTGACCCGGCCATGAACTATGGCATGATCCCGGCGATCCTTCTCAACAAGATAGCCCTCTTCCGCCTCCACCTCCTTGCCGAGGAGACGGGAGTTCCGATATACCCGATCATCGGCGTCGGTTCCGCGCCCTTCCGGGGAAACCTCCGTCCTGACACAGTCGAGCGCTGCGTTGCCGAGTATCCCGGCGTGCATACCTTCACCATCCAGTCGGCCTTCAAGTACGACTATCCCCTGGACATGGTCCACCGGGCAGTCGCTGATCTCGAAGGGCAGAACACTACCATGCCACCCGAGATCGACGAGGAGGACGCAGTCGCCCTCATCCAGAAGTACACCGGCGCCTACATGCAGGCGATCACCGGCCTCTCCGACCTCATCAACCGGGTCGCCACTTTCGTCCCGAGCAGGAGAAAGAGGAAACTCCATATCGGCCTCTTCGGCTACTCACGGAGCGCCGGTGGCATCTCCCTCCCGCGGGCGATCACCTTCACCTCCGCGCTGTACTCGGTCGGCCTCCCTCCCGAACTCCTCGGCCTCGACGCCCTCGACTCCGACGAGATCGAGTTCCTCCGCAAGGTCTATGTCAATTTCGATGCCGACCTTGCCGATGCCGCCCGGTACTTCGACCCTGAATCTGAGTATGTGTTACCGTCCCTTGCAAAGGCTGTCCTCGATCTCGTCGATGTCGAACCCGATGCAGAGCACCGGGAGATCGCGGCCTCTATCCGCGGGGCCCTGAAGGAGAACCGGACTGCAGACGTCAGGTCAGGGATCCTGCGGGCAGCAAATGTCAGGAAATTCCTCGGATAA
- the scpB gene encoding SMC-Scp complex subunit ScpB, which produces MDRVAMLEAVLFVADAPVEYRDLERMLGVRHEDVPALAAELSGRLLERASPLEVLDSGESVFMVLKEEFSDLVYPLVRPEISRAVLRTLSVVAYRQPILQSDLVEIRGSGSYAHVDELVGRNLVARQREGRSYVLQTTPEFSRYFKTADLAGGQERLDTD; this is translated from the coding sequence ATGGACAGAGTAGCGATGCTTGAGGCGGTTCTTTTTGTGGCCGACGCGCCGGTGGAGTATCGGGATCTGGAGCGTATGCTTGGTGTGCGGCACGAGGATGTGCCTGCGCTTGCGGCGGAACTTTCCGGGCGCCTTCTGGAGCGCGCATCTCCTCTTGAGGTACTGGACTCAGGGGAGAGTGTGTTTATGGTCCTGAAAGAGGAGTTCAGCGATCTGGTCTATCCTCTGGTCCGCCCGGAGATCTCGCGTGCGGTGCTGCGCACCCTTTCGGTGGTCGCCTATAGGCAGCCGATTCTGCAGAGTGATCTGGTGGAGATCCGGGGGAGCGGCTCGTACGCCCATGTGGACGAGCTGGTGGGGCGGAATCTGGTGGCGCGCCAGCGCGAGGGGAGGAGTTATGTCCTCCAGACGACGCCGGAATTCTCACGCTACTTCAAGACCGCTGATCTCGCGGGTGGCCAGGAGCGCCTGGATACAGATTAG
- the smc gene encoding chromosome segregation protein SMC produces MYITGIEIDNFKSFAKKTSIPFLEGFTVVSGPNGSGKSNIIDSLLFALALASARGLRAEKLTDLINLNSGKNTAEVAITFSDGTEIRRRIKRTTSNYYSYNYLNGRLVKQNDIIEVLAKIGIRPEGYNVVMQGDITRIMEMSDGDRRRIIDEIAGVSEFEGKKARALDELEVVRERIEREEVVLFELNARLDALKQEREQALAYQHWKERLEHFQRCRAVARVREMRAEHVSLTTQIADQDLALERALADLGIEENDLAYLRGDLADADAEINEKSGTEYLKLIAALEEAKGRIKVAEGAIARLKKEKDENLEGINRAFLDEKRAAERVTACTEQVRALSIDRANLAMECAAAKANTENLEAEISQGGKEAEGLKQQLFSLMEAAGAKKNRRSELLHEQDLLIEKSRMRTSEIERLEARLAEARAGYGTLEAGIGEARKATEVAAAEKAALDRRLSETESTLFARRSSLERLRKEIQTDERDMMRLEAQQQSRDGAGGPALEAVLAMDGVYGTVAQLGRAPPEYATALDVAAGGKLRYVVAGDDTIAAGAIQYLKEGRLGRLTFLPLNKMKPREYPPVRDPGVIDYAVNLLSFDRRYDLAFQQVFGSTVVVDTLENARRLLGKYRMVTLDGELLEKSGAMTGGFLKKKQGGGFGAAVEDEIAKVSHALAGKQEEAAGFERSISRLTAEVDEGRQKRAGIEQGLARYGLVTEEYGRRLASQKAEEERVGRDLAALKGEVEESATALAAVETELDGVGDALAGLNGQIDELKKKLDDTEIPRLTEELERARREYEGVERRLRNKEADITDAQRERQYFEKRVQELSAERDRLTGKNRGIDGEVAAAGEEIASARTEIADLEGRQQSFSAEITALRTKRDEIAAKIAAAEKRCAGLNAQADRIRLLVMTLTEKADALMVEIESLQVDGGEETDLSLAEIDEGITEADRSLRALGAVNMLAIEEYGKVAERIEERTRKKGVLSAERTSIIERIEHFDKMKYDSFMTAFRAIDANFREIFARLTAGSGHLALDDEEDPFAGGLTFAVQPRGKKVQLLSALSGGEKSLTTLAFLFSIQKYLPAPFYAFDEVDMFLDGSNVEQVAAMIRELSRNAQFITVSLRKPMIECADRIMGVTIRPDKSTLVTGVENHA; encoded by the coding sequence GTGTACATCACCGGAATTGAGATCGACAATTTCAAGTCTTTTGCAAAAAAGACCTCTATTCCATTTTTAGAGGGTTTCACCGTTGTGTCTGGCCCGAATGGGTCCGGAAAGAGCAATATCATCGACAGCCTGCTCTTCGCCCTCGCCCTTGCGAGCGCCCGCGGTCTCCGGGCCGAGAAACTGACAGATCTCATCAACCTCAACTCGGGCAAAAATACCGCCGAGGTAGCGATCACCTTTTCTGACGGCACCGAGATCAGGCGGCGGATCAAGAGGACGACCTCTAACTACTATTCCTATAATTATCTCAATGGCAGGCTCGTCAAACAGAACGATATTATCGAGGTCCTCGCAAAGATCGGGATCAGGCCCGAGGGCTACAATGTGGTGATGCAGGGCGACATCACCAGGATCATGGAGATGAGCGACGGAGATCGGCGCAGGATCATCGACGAGATCGCCGGCGTCTCCGAGTTCGAAGGGAAGAAGGCCCGTGCCCTCGACGAACTCGAAGTGGTGCGCGAACGGATCGAGCGCGAGGAGGTGGTGCTCTTCGAGCTCAACGCCCGCCTGGACGCGTTGAAGCAGGAGCGGGAACAGGCGCTGGCGTACCAGCACTGGAAGGAGCGGCTTGAGCATTTCCAGCGCTGCCGGGCCGTAGCACGCGTGCGCGAGATGCGTGCCGAGCATGTTTCCCTCACCACCCAGATCGCGGACCAGGACCTTGCCCTTGAGCGCGCCCTTGCCGACCTCGGGATCGAGGAGAACGACCTGGCGTACCTGAGGGGTGACCTTGCCGATGCAGATGCCGAGATCAACGAGAAGAGCGGCACCGAATACCTCAAACTGATCGCTGCTCTTGAAGAGGCGAAGGGACGGATCAAGGTTGCAGAAGGGGCGATCGCCCGCCTGAAAAAGGAGAAGGATGAGAACCTGGAGGGTATCAACAGGGCCTTCCTCGATGAGAAGCGGGCCGCAGAACGGGTGACGGCCTGCACCGAGCAGGTCCGGGCCCTCTCCATCGACAGGGCGAACCTTGCGATGGAGTGCGCCGCCGCGAAGGCGAATACCGAGAACCTCGAAGCGGAGATCTCGCAGGGCGGGAAGGAGGCCGAGGGCCTGAAGCAGCAACTCTTCTCTCTGATGGAGGCGGCCGGCGCGAAGAAGAACAGGCGTTCCGAGCTCCTGCACGAACAGGACCTGCTGATCGAGAAGAGCAGGATGCGGACCTCGGAGATCGAGCGGCTGGAGGCGCGCCTTGCCGAGGCGCGTGCGGGGTACGGCACCCTGGAGGCCGGGATAGGGGAGGCAAGAAAGGCAACTGAGGTGGCTGCGGCGGAGAAGGCGGCCCTCGACCGCCGGCTCTCCGAGACGGAAAGCACCCTCTTTGCCAGGCGGTCGTCCCTCGAACGTCTCAGAAAGGAGATCCAGACAGACGAACGGGATATGATGCGGCTGGAAGCGCAGCAGCAGTCGAGGGACGGGGCCGGCGGCCCCGCCCTTGAGGCGGTGCTCGCGATGGACGGCGTCTATGGGACGGTCGCCCAACTCGGCCGGGCCCCTCCCGAGTACGCCACCGCCCTCGATGTGGCGGCCGGGGGTAAGCTCCGCTATGTCGTGGCCGGGGATGACACTATCGCCGCGGGTGCGATCCAGTACCTCAAGGAAGGGAGGCTTGGCAGGCTCACCTTCCTCCCCCTCAATAAGATGAAGCCGCGGGAGTACCCGCCTGTGCGCGATCCCGGCGTGATCGACTATGCGGTCAACCTGCTTTCCTTCGACCGCCGGTATGACCTTGCCTTCCAGCAGGTCTTCGGCTCGACTGTGGTGGTGGACACTCTGGAGAATGCGCGCCGCCTCCTCGGGAAGTACAGGATGGTCACTCTCGACGGTGAACTCCTGGAGAAGTCTGGGGCGATGACCGGTGGTTTCCTGAAGAAGAAGCAGGGGGGAGGCTTCGGTGCGGCTGTCGAAGACGAGATCGCGAAGGTCTCCCATGCTCTTGCCGGAAAGCAGGAGGAGGCGGCCGGGTTCGAACGGTCCATCTCCCGCCTCACCGCGGAGGTGGACGAGGGTCGGCAGAAGCGCGCCGGGATCGAGCAAGGCCTCGCGCGCTATGGCCTTGTCACCGAGGAGTACGGCCGGCGTCTGGCGTCTCAGAAGGCTGAGGAGGAGAGGGTTGGCAGGGATCTTGCTGCCCTGAAGGGCGAGGTGGAAGAGAGCGCCACCGCCCTTGCAGCTGTCGAAACCGAGTTAGACGGGGTTGGAGACGCCCTTGCGGGACTGAATGGACAGATCGACGAGTTGAAGAAGAAACTGGACGACACCGAGATCCCGCGCCTTACCGAGGAACTGGAACGGGCGCGGCGGGAGTATGAGGGTGTTGAGCGGAGGCTGCGGAACAAGGAGGCCGACATCACCGATGCCCAGCGCGAGAGGCAGTACTTCGAGAAGAGGGTGCAGGAACTCTCTGCCGAGCGCGACCGTCTGACCGGGAAGAACCGCGGGATCGACGGCGAGGTCGCCGCGGCCGGAGAGGAGATCGCATCGGCGCGTACCGAGATCGCAGACCTTGAGGGGCGGCAGCAGTCCTTCTCCGCCGAGATCACTGCTCTGCGCACAAAACGCGATGAGATCGCTGCAAAGATCGCCGCCGCCGAGAAGCGGTGCGCCGGGTTGAACGCGCAGGCCGACCGCATCCGTCTTCTGGTCATGACGCTCACCGAGAAGGCCGATGCACTTATGGTCGAGATCGAGTCCCTGCAGGTGGACGGGGGGGAGGAGACTGACCTCTCCCTGGCCGAGATCGATGAGGGGATCACGGAGGCCGATCGATCCCTGCGCGCGCTCGGGGCGGTGAACATGCTCGCCATCGAGGAGTACGGGAAAGTCGCGGAGAGGATTGAGGAACGGACCCGGAAAAAGGGGGTCCTCTCGGCCGAGAGGACTTCCATCATCGAGCGGATCGAGCACTTCGACAAGATGAAATACGACTCTTTCATGACGGCTTTCAGGGCGATAGACGCGAACTTCAGGGAGATCTTTGCGCGGCTCACCGCCGGGAGCGGTCACCTTGCGCTGGATGATGAGGAGGATCCCTTCGCCGGCGGTCTCACCTTTGCAGTCCAGCCGCGCGGGAAGAAGGTGCAACTTCTCTCCGCTCTCTCCGGAGGAGAGAAGTCCCTGACAACTCTCGCTTTCCTCTTCTCGATCCAGAAATATCTCCCTGCTCCGTTCTATGCGTTCGATGAGGTGGACATGTTCCTCGACGGTTCGAATGTGGAGCAGGTTGCTGCCATGATCCGGGAACTTTCTCGGAATGCACAGTTCATCACGGTCTCCCTCCGCAAACCGATGATCGAGTGCGCGGACAGGATCATGGGCGTGACGATCCGCCCGGACAAGAGTACACTTGTCACTGGTGTCGAGAATCATGCATGA
- the folD gene encoding bifunctional methylenetetrahydrofolate dehydrogenase/methenyltetrahydrofolate cyclohydrolase FolD — MILDGKALSEKRLELLREKIEESGLYPHLATVLVGSDPASQMYVRMKHRACERVGIGSVRIELPETATTQEVLQAVERLNNDPEISGILVQLPLPRQVDTERVINAVLPEKDVDGFHPVNAGKLFAGQPQFVPCTPGGIMTMLSEYGIPIAGRNAVVVGRSVDVGRPMAALLLNADATVTICHSKTVDLPAIVQRSDILVSAIGRARFVKAEMVKEGAVVIDVGINHDENGKLCGDVDFDSVAEKASAITPVPGGVGPMTIATLMENTFKAEQARSCNPVL; from the coding sequence ATGATTCTCGACGGCAAGGCCCTATCGGAGAAGAGGCTCGAACTCCTCAGGGAAAAGATCGAGGAGTCGGGGCTCTACCCCCACCTCGCCACGGTTCTGGTGGGCAGCGACCCGGCCTCGCAGATGTATGTCCGGATGAAGCACCGGGCCTGCGAACGGGTCGGTATCGGATCGGTCCGCATCGAACTCCCTGAGACGGCGACGACGCAGGAAGTCCTCCAGGCGGTCGAACGCCTCAACAACGACCCCGAGATCTCAGGGATCCTGGTGCAACTCCCCCTGCCGCGGCAGGTGGACACGGAGAGGGTGATCAACGCCGTCCTCCCGGAGAAGGACGTCGACGGCTTCCACCCGGTGAATGCCGGGAAACTCTTCGCCGGTCAGCCGCAGTTCGTGCCCTGCACACCAGGGGGCATCATGACGATGCTCTCCGAGTACGGGATCCCGATCGCCGGCAGGAACGCCGTCGTTGTCGGGAGGAGCGTGGACGTCGGGAGGCCGATGGCCGCCCTGCTCCTCAACGCCGACGCAACGGTGACGATCTGCCACTCGAAGACGGTGGATCTCCCCGCAATCGTGCAAAGATCTGACATCCTGGTCTCCGCGATTGGCAGGGCCAGGTTCGTGAAGGCCGAGATGGTGAAAGAGGGAGCGGTTGTCATTGACGTCGGCATCAACCATGATGAAAACGGGAAACTCTGCGGCGATGTCGACTTCGATTCTGTCGCGGAGAAGGCTTCGGCCATCACCCCGGTGCCGGGCGGCGTCGGGCCCATGACCATTGCAACCCTCATGGAAAACACCTTCAAGGCCGAACAGGCGAGGTCATGCAATCCTGTACTGTAA
- the folP gene encoding dihydropteroate synthase, producing the protein MGIINCSPESFFSGSYVPGCAVRDRAFAMIDEGADIVDVGARSTAPGSVPITVAEEIERIEIALAELDGSGVAVSVDTMYPEVLDACLRHDIHLINDISGLSNPAYARLAADSDLPVVAMATGRLPGDPKGTEATRAVLGQVIERARAAGIEGLILDPAVGRWTPERTYADDWELCRNFGRFKAAGYPILLAISRKSFIGDLIGRPSEERLAATLALTARLLTDADMVRTHDVAATRDAVRVIEHMEQSL; encoded by the coding sequence ATGGGAATCATCAATTGCAGCCCCGAATCTTTTTTTTCCGGATCTTATGTCCCGGGATGCGCCGTCCGTGACCGTGCCTTCGCGATGATCGACGAGGGCGCGGATATCGTCGATGTCGGTGCGCGGTCCACCGCACCCGGATCGGTACCGATCACGGTTGCTGAAGAGATCGAGAGGATTGAAATAGCCCTTGCCGAACTCGACGGGAGCGGTGTCGCGGTTTCGGTAGACACGATGTACCCCGAGGTGCTTGATGCCTGCCTGCGCCACGACATCCATTTGATCAACGACATCAGCGGCCTCTCGAACCCGGCGTACGCACGCCTCGCGGCAGATTCCGACCTGCCGGTCGTGGCCATGGCGACCGGTCGCCTCCCCGGCGACCCGAAAGGGACGGAGGCGACTCGCGCCGTCCTCGGTCAGGTGATAGAGCGTGCTCGCGCCGCCGGGATCGAGGGCCTGATCCTCGACCCCGCTGTCGGTCGGTGGACACCGGAACGAACCTATGCAGATGACTGGGAACTCTGCCGCAACTTCGGCAGGTTTAAAGCAGCAGGGTACCCGATCCTCCTTGCGATCTCGCGCAAGTCCTTCATCGGCGACCTGATCGGCCGGCCATCGGAGGAGCGCCTCGCGGCCACCCTCGCCCTGACGGCGAGACTCCTCACGGACGCGGATATGGTGCGGACCCACGACGTGGCGGCGACGCGCGATGCAGTCCGTGTCATCGAACATATGGAGCAATCACTATGA
- a CDS encoding DUF7490 domain-containing protein, whose translation MKRYKTGIFIIILLCLACTAGCTAPPQSQTRGYVTIADMDIVIPQGQPPSNTTAIEVIPYIEALYGDLEKVDVLVSAKYAGTDVVVTERRVSGLSLEEGKTHREVIPMKLENGHNYDIWASIWQDGRRQVTGSVAVALPDRTAHAKTIARSLLAVTAIDVMTPDLEADPITLDIFLGLENIGLSPSGQVAAKVKAYNLQKGITAARESATLGTLAGNASTERSIRLTVPNGYDYEIGIEVFENGALITGGTGRVTLAPPQGDSKSGETGKVTKPPTMTVTAAPTPIPGEVQVGQFRVVEGGRVGPTQPGFAAVLALLALGAAAYVVRRERREG comes from the coding sequence ATGAAACGATATAAGACCGGGATCTTCATCATCATACTCCTCTGTCTTGCATGCACGGCCGGGTGCACCGCCCCGCCACAGTCGCAGACACGCGGTTATGTCACCATCGCCGACATGGATATCGTTATTCCCCAGGGCCAGCCCCCCTCGAACACCACCGCGATCGAAGTCATCCCCTATATCGAAGCCCTATACGGCGACCTGGAGAAGGTCGATGTCCTGGTGAGCGCGAAATATGCCGGCACAGACGTCGTCGTCACCGAGCGGCGCGTCTCAGGCCTGAGCCTAGAGGAAGGGAAGACACACAGGGAGGTAATCCCGATGAAACTCGAAAACGGGCATAACTACGACATCTGGGCCTCGATCTGGCAGGACGGGAGGAGACAGGTGACAGGGTCGGTCGCCGTCGCCCTCCCTGACCGCACCGCCCATGCGAAAACGATCGCCCGTTCCCTCCTTGCCGTCACGGCCATCGACGTGATGACCCCGGACCTGGAGGCCGACCCCATCACCCTGGATATCTTCCTTGGCCTGGAGAATATCGGGCTCTCTCCCTCGGGCCAGGTCGCGGCGAAGGTGAAGGCCTACAACCTGCAGAAAGGGATCACGGCGGCACGGGAGTCGGCGACCCTCGGGACCCTCGCCGGGAATGCGTCCACGGAAAGGAGTATCCGCCTCACTGTTCCAAATGGCTATGACTACGAGATCGGGATCGAAGTCTTTGAAAACGGCGCCCTCATCACGGGTGGTACCGGCCGCGTGACCCTGGCCCCTCCACAGGGCGACTCAAAAAGCGGGGAGACAGGAAAGGTGACAAAACCGCCCACCATGACCGTCACCGCCGCGCCGACGCCTATACCCGGGGAGGTGCAGGTGGGGCAGTTCAGGGTCGTGGAGGGCGGACGGGTCGGGCCGACCCAACCGGGTTTTGCGGCAGTACTTGCTCTTCTGGCCCTCGGTGCAGCCGCGTATGTTGTCCGACGGGAGAGGCGCGAGGGATGA
- a CDS encoding segregation and condensation protein A, translating into MHEEPVEILARLAERGEIDPWNIDIVEVTDRFLSELERCQELDLAVSGRTLFYAATLLRMKSEYLSADPDEEQVEGDVDAGEEDDDFGGPEIGEPIENLEREIRRRIGRKKVRHRPVTLYELITELKAAEKEERRRQRQRQSPRPPGDDLIRASDVVSVAHDEDYGGAAAAVMACYGRLAPEGSAVTMRSLCSSLGRGTIDVYIPLLFLMLEGTVEIWQEEYFGDVYVRRKENGQSSDA; encoded by the coding sequence ATGCATGAGGAGCCTGTTGAGATCCTGGCGCGCCTCGCGGAGCGTGGGGAGATCGATCCCTGGAATATTGATATTGTCGAGGTGACCGATCGCTTTCTCTCCGAACTGGAACGGTGCCAGGAACTTGATCTTGCTGTTTCGGGGAGGACTCTCTTCTACGCGGCGACTCTCCTGCGGATGAAGTCAGAATACCTTTCTGCTGATCCCGATGAGGAACAGGTGGAGGGCGATGTCGATGCGGGGGAGGAGGATGACGACTTTGGTGGGCCCGAGATCGGAGAACCGATCGAGAACCTCGAACGGGAAATCCGGCGCAGGATTGGTCGGAAGAAGGTACGACACAGGCCTGTCACCCTTTATGAACTGATCACGGAACTGAAGGCGGCTGAGAAAGAGGAGCGTCGCCGTCAACGCCAGCGTCAGAGTCCCCGTCCCCCGGGAGATGACCTGATCCGCGCTTCAGATGTCGTCTCGGTGGCCCATGATGAAGACTATGGGGGGGCGGCGGCGGCGGTGATGGCGTGCTATGGCAGACTGGCCCCTGAGGGTTCTGCGGTGACGATGCGCTCTCTCTGCTCCTCTCTCGGGCGCGGGACGATAGATGTCTATATCCCGCTCCTCTTTCTCATGCTCGAGGGGACAGTCGAGATCTGGCAGGAAGAGTATTTTGGCGACGTGTATGTGAGGAGGAAAGAGAATGGACAGAGTAGCGATGCTTGA
- a CDS encoding DUF5671 domain-containing protein — MKGGITAWRMYLYAVTFLSLLVMVIGAVDVCTVLLEVFVYPQPAPYPQPPPYYAGLPRAAAMLLVGFAVWVYHWQVLRKDGKKGAEEEGYSPP, encoded by the coding sequence ATGAAGGGCGGGATCACCGCATGGAGGATGTACCTCTATGCCGTCACCTTCCTCTCCCTCCTGGTGATGGTCATCGGGGCGGTCGACGTCTGTACGGTCCTGCTGGAGGTCTTCGTTTACCCACAACCGGCACCGTATCCGCAACCGCCCCCTTATTATGCCGGCCTCCCCAGAGCAGCGGCTATGCTCCTCGTCGGCTTTGCAGTCTGGGTCTACCACTGGCAGGTGCTCAGGAAAGACGGAAAAAAAGGGGCAGAAGAGGAGGGATATTCCCCTCCCTGA
- the glyA gene encoding serine hydroxymethyltransferase — protein sequence MSSLASTDPELTEIIEKERLRQTNGLELIASENVVSKAVIEAAGSILTNKYAEGYPGKRYYGGCEYYDMIENLARDRLCQLFGAEHANVQPHSGSGANMAVYFATIKYGDKIMSMKLSEGGHLSHGSPVSFSGKMYNVVQYGVDHETEVIDYATLADMARKEKPQMIVCGASAYPREIDFKAFGEIAEDVGASCMADIAHIAGLVATGLHNSPLDVLPFTTTTTHKTLRGPRGGAIMCRKEDAQAIDKAVFPGLQGGPLMHIIAAKAVCFKEALTPAYKDYCKQVVRNAKTLAATLDSEGLRLVSGGTDNHLMLLDLSDKGLTGLQAENALHDAGITVNKNTIPRETLSPFVTSGLRIGTPAVTSRGMKEEEMKQIGHFIATILNDIENKEKIAGVRKDVETLASKFPIYAVIE from the coding sequence ATGTCTAGTCTTGCCAGTACTGATCCAGAACTCACGGAAATTATCGAAAAAGAGCGCCTCAGGCAGACAAACGGCCTTGAACTTATCGCATCGGAAAATGTCGTATCGAAGGCCGTCATCGAAGCCGCAGGCTCGATCCTGACCAACAAGTACGCCGAAGGATACCCCGGGAAGCGGTATTACGGCGGCTGCGAATACTATGACATGATCGAGAACCTCGCACGGGACCGTCTTTGCCAGCTCTTCGGCGCGGAGCATGCAAACGTCCAGCCCCACTCGGGCTCTGGGGCCAACATGGCCGTCTACTTCGCCACCATCAAGTACGGCGACAAGATCATGTCCATGAAGCTCTCCGAGGGCGGCCATCTCTCCCACGGTTCGCCGGTGAGCTTCTCCGGCAAGATGTACAATGTCGTCCAGTACGGCGTGGACCATGAAACCGAGGTCATCGACTACGCGACCCTCGCCGACATGGCACGGAAGGAGAAGCCGCAGATGATCGTCTGCGGCGCCTCGGCATACCCGCGCGAGATCGACTTCAAGGCCTTCGGCGAGATCGCCGAGGACGTCGGGGCCTCCTGTATGGCCGACATCGCCCACATCGCAGGCCTTGTCGCCACCGGCCTCCACAACTCCCCGCTGGACGTCCTCCCCTTCACCACGACGACCACTCACAAGACCCTCCGCGGCCCCCGCGGCGGCGCGATCATGTGCCGCAAAGAAGACGCACAGGCCATCGACAAGGCGGTCTTCCCCGGCCTGCAGGGCGGCCCCCTGATGCACATCATCGCTGCCAAGGCAGTCTGCTTCAAGGAAGCGCTCACCCCGGCCTACAAGGACTACTGCAAACAGGTCGTCAGGAACGCCAAGACTCTCGCCGCTACCCTCGACTCCGAAGGGCTGCGCCTTGTCTCCGGCGGCACCGACAATCACCTCATGCTCCTCGATCTCTCTGACAAGGGCCTGACCGGCCTGCAGGCCGAGAACGCCCTCCATGACGCCGGGATCACCGTGAACAAGAACACGATCCCGCGCGAGACCCTCTCCCCCTTCGTGACCAGCGGTCTGCGGATCGGCACCCCGGCCGTCACCTCCCGCGGCATGAAAGAAGAAGAGATGAAGCAGATCGGGCACTTCATCGCCACCATCCTCAACGATATCGAAAACAAGGAGAAGATCGCAGGGGTGAGGAAGGACGTCGAGACACTTGCGAGCAAATTCCCCATCTACGCGGTAATCGAATGA